TGCTTAGATTTGTTGTAGGCCAGTGGTGATGTTGTCTTTGTCTGGTATTTATCAGGTTTGGAAAGATTGAACTTATTTGAAATGGGTTGAATAGCTGGGAGGTGCAGTCGTAGGACGACATAAAGCTGACAATTCTCCAACTTTGCCAGAGTGCCAAATCTATAAAAGTAATTCACAAAGTTATACCTTCCCCTCTTCTGTACCGGTGATCCATAGGGTATGACGTTCGAGGGTCACTTGTATTTCCACTATTTCATATGCTTTGAAGTTTATAGTCTGATACTGTATGTATGTGGTCATATTTCTATTTCGGGCCTGATTCCAACCGCTTCCACTGAGATGGATGCTATTTACGTGAATCATTTTCGCTCGGGGTCTTTTCCATAGATGTTTAAATTTCGGGATTCGCCTATCTCTATAAAACGTGTCATGTGGGATGACTACGGGAAAGTGGGTGAAGTCAAAAACACAAAGAAAAGTTATGATCACTGGTGCCGATTAACAGTATGACACAATGAATCTAACAAGCGCCACACTACCCATATTTTATTGAGTTTAATCATACAACTTACCCATGAGGACCAAAAGTGTCTACCACTCGTGTTACAGTAACAAAAATCATCAACGCCGGATGTCAATACTCCCATTTCTTAATCTCCATACCATCGGGCGCGCTTCCCTCCACCTTCTTCGAGCCAACTTCACCCCAGTTCGTGGACAAGACCGTGCCATTTGATTCAACCTGTTTTCAGGTGCCAAATCAGATGAGCCTATTCCCACCGGAGGTTTAATTTAAAGAAATAACCCTCCCTTCCCGTCCCGTGTACGACAACATCCTATGATCCTAAGAGAAGAGGGGGGCAAGTATGCTCTTAAGAATAACAACTTACAAAGGACTTGCTCATTGCCCTTCTAGTGTCCTCATCAGCATCTCTGTAGATGTCCTGGAAGAATCTGTTCAGTGCTGCATCACCATCCAGCTTCTCATCTTTCTCCTGAGAGAATCAAAACAGGCAGTTAAAAGGACTGGCAAGGATTTCTGATCTTCATGGGATTCTCCAACTCGACACAAATACTACATACACAACAATAAACAAGAAACAGACTAGGCTAAAACAATTAAAGGCATTTGCTAAACTGAAATTGTAGCAACAAACAAATGTCTCATCTGCCAATTATTCGTATACCTCTTTCTTCACTTCAGCTTCCAGCTTATCCCAATCAACTTTTGACTTCGAGGATGGATAAGATGGTCTTTGCTGCATTGTAGCTGCATCTTCAACATTCAATAAGGAGACCGTAAGTAGGATTATCCAGTTATAAATATGAATTATGGGTCATCAATGCCGCACTCATAGTATGCTTCCAAATTTCATAGTACAATTCCCACCCAAAAACAAGCAAGCAAACAAAAGAACGTTCTTAACCTGGCCGTCAATCACCAAAAGCTTTCCTCCCCGTCATTCGGCAAATTAATGCCaaatgtgaaaagaaaaaaaatgagcaAAAAAAGATGTCATCATGAAGCAATGCATTGTtggatagaaaaaagaaaaggaaaaacagtGCTCGTCTCAAAGATATCTAGTCAGTAAACCAAAAACAAATGAAGACTACTAGACTAATAATCACAGACTCAAAAACGAAAGAGGCAACTGTGGTCCAACAGTAACGAAAACGGTGGAGCCGACTGTGGCAGTGATGAATGGTGGAGACATTGGTAGTTGTGATGGCTGCAGTAATGATGCTATTGGTGGTTACCATGCGGTGGGTAATGGCATGAGATGGTTGTAGATGGTAACTGTGGTGGTAGTTGCAATCATGCAGGATGCAACGACAAATGCTAAGTGGGGGAAGTCACTTCCACAGTGGAGGCAGCCAATGGCAATGGTGGCAGTTATAACGGTGACCACAATGGCAGTGACGGTGATGGTGTAATGGTGAGCGGTGGTTGTCACGTTGATAACACTGTTAGTGGTAATGCAGCTTGCAATGAGTGATGGCAGCAATCGCATAAATGGTGATGGCAACAAGGTGCGGTGAAGGTGGTGGTGGCAGCTAGTGGTCATGCATGCAGCAGCTGCAACATGGGTATTGGGCCAAAGGTTCCCATCAGAATTCCTTTTATGGGAAGCCATAAGGAGGTTCCCACTTCCCcaaagaaatgactcttcaacctttttaatgaaaaaaaaggTTAAAAACGGATTATCAAATAACCAAAATTTTGAGGAAGTAACTTTGATGACTGGGAATTTACAAAGGGTCTTCTCATCAAGTAAGTCAATTGCACCCTTAGATACACACAAGGAATGCATTCCATAATCACCATGAAAGATGAACTGTCAATTAAAGCTTAAGAGGTTTTTAAGAGGAAAAGAGAAGATAGAAATAAATTGTGAAACAAGGTTATGACAATATGAACACAAACAACCTTATAGCAGGGtggcatcaacaaaccaattgcaGCTTAACTAAAAGGTATTTAAAACTAAAGAATGTAGTTGTCATTGCAATGCCATAATAAAGAGTTTGATGACCGTAGGTCGAGTACTGAGTATCAACCATCAAAATTCGCAACAACTAAACAAAATTATGAAAACCCAGATTGAAGAACCTAGAACATCTAAGAAACCCAATTTAAATCCTATTATTACCATAAAAAATTCACACACAATACACGTGAGAGTTCTCTTTTTATGAAATAAGTAACCTAATTTCAGTGCTTAACATGAAAAATGTTGATCATGATGGTCTCTTCTTGCCAACTTCATGAAGGGACAAATTCTTCATGAACAACATCTTAAACTAGTTGCACAACACAAAGTGGAAAGTTGGAGGATGTTAAAGAGTCAACATATTGTCCTATATTTTCAAGGTAGAGTGATCACTAGGACATCAGTAAGAGGATTGTGGGGCATGACCAACCACAATGGAAGCATTAGAAGCAGTCCAAACTTCAGTTTTGGCTTAATAAAAACCCATATGCACAAAGTTATGTGAGATTTTTTTAATCTGATAATTTTAATCATTTGAATAATCAAGATGTCTTAAAAGTAGATTAATTAGTGGCAGTATTTCTTTTACTGAGCTAGTTATTCCACTAACAAAGTTCAACTTAGAGTCCTAattgattcaaatttcaaattatTCATTTATCAAAAGAATATCATTCTGCAATTAATTTAGTTCTTTGTCAGGTAGGAGTTCTAACTGAACTCGGCTCAAATGCTCATCACATCAATGTATAAGACAAAAACATCTAATTCTACAGTAAAAGGATGCTACAAAGTACAAAGACGCAAGTTTAATAAGATGATAGACCAGAATAGCTTCAGTGTATATAATTGCCTATCACATCAATGTAAAGAAAGTTAAAGCAACCTGGCTTTGGTAGTAACAGGAAACTATTCAAACAAGGTAAATGTCCCTATAACCAACTAGAAAACACCAAAAATATCCTAATGGTTCCAAAACTTACTGTTCAAAAACATGCAAGTAAACATAAGGATTTACCTGAAAATGTAGTTATCTTCTTAGGGACTGCTTTTCCACTGTATTCCAGTGAAGTCCATGTAATGGTTTCTGCTTTTGAAAGTCGGATTTCCACTTTTGTAGACAAAACCTGATATCTGCAATTTGCTGGTACAATCTGCTGATTCACCAAACAAAAACCCCAAACGGGATGCAGATCACAATAAATGGGACCTTTTTCTTGAAAAAAAGTGCATCGACAAGAAGCTCACCATTAACTAAAACAAGAAACTAATCCACAGAAAATGAGATAGCTGACTGGAAAGAATAATtacgcttttttttttttcttctactgGTAACTTCAAAGTCATCTGAGTCACATGTGGCAAGTTAACATGTATTAGAAGTCGTCTCTAGTGTGAAAACTAGAGTCGCATGCCCATTCTGATGAGAGAAATGAAAGTGACAGACCACAGTCTTTCTACAGCCTCAATTTCCACAACTGGAAGTCTTGTTTCCCAACTAGAAAAAAGCAACCCTACTATGGCAGCAAGTGCCACCCTCTTAAGTACATGTCAAATTTTACATGTATAATTAGATATATGAAATAGCTCTCATCGTTGGATATTTGTCATAAACAATCTAATATTTTCACATTTAATACGTCAGCCTATCCATGTGCCTTCGAATTGATATGCCATATCCATAGATGACCAATGAGACAAGTCTACCAGCATTTCGAACATAGAGGAGCAAGATAAACCCACATTAACAAAGAGAGTATTTTCCAACAACTCCTTTAACAGAATAAAAATACAACAGCTATGGAAGAAGATATATTAAGAGAAGCACACCTTTGCAAACAAACGACGTTGGAAATTATATTCTTCTCCGAGGGAATCTATTGTAACACTCAACTGGAAAGATGAAAATAACCATCATGTCAAAATCAAAAAGTTGTGCCAAACAAAGGAAGCATACCAACAGTCACCAAAATTTCATCATCCAAACCTTTCATAGTAGCATGGAATCCAGAAAGAGCACAAATAAAGAGTGAAAAAAATGCAAACAATAATTGACAGATTACTCAATTGAAAAGAAATTCAAGGACAGTTCGGATAAAAGAATGAAATTCATAACGGTTAATAGGGATGAATGATTTTGAACAATAAGGGCTTAGGCAAAAGCACAGAGACTTCTAGACAAGGCAAGTCTACCAAAGTGTCTAAACacaaatttagaaataaaaatatcCACCTCCTTGGTTGTAGGATAAGCTCACACAGGCAATGATTGgaaatatcattcaaaattacCTTGTACGGAAAAATCTAGATGGAGGAGAAAACAACAAGCTTGTTATAGGACAATGGTCATTTGAACATCATGTATAAGCCGATAAGACAATGAGACACAACCCCcacaattaaaaaaataaataaataaataaccaaaaagaaaaaggaaattgagaAGATGGAAGAGCATACTGTTTGTTCGCCAAACTCAACGGTTACATTTTCAGCAGGAATACCCTTAGCAAAGATAGTTAAAACCACCTCCGTAGGAGTATTATAGTAATCATGTCTGCATTACAAACATAGCATGCCCGTATATAGTTAATTAAGACAAGGATTGCATaataaaagagaacaaaaataattATATGTTCATATTGTCACATTTATTCCTGAAAATAAATGCTTCATCACTATCTCAATTCTCAACTAATATTAGTCATTCCAAAAAGGTAGAATATGGAATTTAGGACACTAAGAACAAGACATGAACATCACATTGCTATTAGAGAAGTGCCTATATGACTTATAAGAAAAGTTTTATTTaaaactcaaaaataaacgcaaaaaataaaacaataatAACTATTCGACATTGCAAAGACACAAAATAGTATCAACAAAGAATTCAATAAATACATAAAAAGGAAGTACTTTAAAAGACAGAAAATAAAGTTTTCGCTGAACAACAGCAAGTAATGAATTCTGCAGATTGTGTCAAAATTATGAATCTTTCTGTACTGTTCCAAGTCAAACCGATCGAATTGGTATCATACATTGTGGTGTACCATGCATCCCTCATAATGACCAGTGCAAGTCCAAAAGGTCTGGAACAGCCAGCCCAATATAAAAATAGCATCATAATGTGTTTTGGCCTAGATTAGGATTATATAATCAGTAAGAAAACACAATTTTGGATTATATATTGCATGAATAATGATTCAAAACATGTTCAAAACATGTATTACAAATTGTATATGAATAAACATGTAGAGTATTAATAAATCCTAAACATGGCATGATGCATTTTCTAGAAACATATGATGAAAAATCTGATGTCTTACCTTATAATATATCTACTGCCATCAAAATGATCACCTTGAATCCAtgggaagaaattcaaggttctgGATATGACTCGAGATTATAATTTTAAAGGAGCATGCAAGAAATTATTCCCACAGCAACTAATACTGTTAAAATGATATACCATTCAAGAAACAACATAGTTAGCAATCATGATATCATTGTCATTGATAACCCATGTTGTGGTAAGCAACTGGGACAAATATAGCTGTGGCAAGAATGGCTATACTGGCTACAGTATAGTGGAATTACAACTATGATCACCATGTTGCCATTGAGTCTTAGATTCTGATGGCCAACCATCACCATTATGTTGTTGGCCAAAAGATGATCTTAAAATTGAACCATATTGCAATTCTGATGGCCAAGATAATCATGAATTGTCAATAACAACAGTTATTCAGTCGAGTTTAGAAAGCGAATTTGAAAAAGATTGCCCTGACGAGTGGAAAATTTTACGCAGAAACTGATCGATTTAGGTGCAAAAGGGTTTTTAGGGTGGGACGGTAGATAAAGTATGGAAAGCCTACTCCACAGTATACCCGAGTATAACGGTAATTTCATTCCAACTGCCTGGCATTGGTAATTGGACTAGGTGATAATACTTGTTCTGAACTTGATTGGACAGAACTGCATAATCCACATGTTGGTCCCTTGCTGGACTGGTAAATTCCAACCCGTACCAgccaatacatgagatattttgaACTTGATTCAAACAATTTAGTCTAGTCCATCTTCTGGTCAGTGTCTAAGAATGTTTAGATTAAAATTCCAGGTCTTTTACTTGACATTTATGAATAGAGCTACTATTAGATTATGTCAAAGTTCAACAAATAAAGGCAAACCTTGGCACAAAAGGTTAGCATCACAGATTCAAATGGTAAATTCCAACCCGTACCAgccaatacatgagatattttgaACTTGATTCAAACAATTTAGTCTAGTCCATCTTCTGGTCAGTGTCTAAGAATGTTTAGATTAAAATTCCAGGTCTTTTACTTGACATTTATGAATAGAGCTACTATTAGATTATGTCAAAGTTCAACAAATAAAGGCAAACCTTGGCACAAAAGGTTAGCATCACAGATTCAAATGGTAAATTCCAACCCGTACCAgccaatacatgagatattttgaACTTGATTCAAACAATTTAGTCTAGTCCATCTTCTGGTCAGTGTCTAAGAATGTTTAGATTAAAATTCCAGCTCTTTTACTTGACATTTATGAATAGAGCTACTATTAGATTATGTTAAAGTTCAACAAATAAAGGCAAACCTAGGCACAAAAGGTTAGCATCACAGATTCAAATGTTGGAGCATGAGAGGTTTATATAAATGGGTAGATGTGATTCTTCCCAGATCCACAAGGACAAGAGCACCATGTAGTggacaatcttttttttttctgataaaaTTCAACATATCTGCTGCTTTTGCAGGACAGGGGAAACACATAACATCATTCAAGGCTAATTTAATTTGACCACAGTACAGAGGCTAACCAATTACTATCTATATGACTGTACACTATTAATCATGACCTCTACTGTTATGCATACCCTCTTGATGTAATCATGCTAACATATTGGCCACATTAATAGGCAGTCTAACAATCACAGCTACAGAGTTGTGGGTTGAAAAACAACATGAACAAAACTAAGAATACAGCTTTTGAAAACGCA
This DNA window, taken from Musa acuminata AAA Group cultivar baxijiao chromosome BXJ3-7, Cavendish_Baxijiao_AAA, whole genome shotgun sequence, encodes the following:
- the LOC135643135 gene encoding protein SGT1 homolog isoform X1, with the protein product MATDLEMRAKEAFVDDNFDLAVDLYTQALDVDPKNADLYADRAQANIKLESFTEAVADANKAIELDPSMTKAYLRKGTACIKLEEYQTAKAALEAGVLLAPGDSRFTKLIKECDERIAEETVSLSKKVMPNAPPTTMSHSSDTTIEEVNSSHSTHGLPNQTKETPNKPKFRHDYYNTPTEVVLTIFAKGIPAENVTVEFGEQTLSVTIDSLGEEYNFQRRLFAKIVPANCRYQVLSTKVEIRLSKAETITWTSLEYSGKAVPKKITTFSDAATMQQRPSYPSSKSKVDWDKLEAEVKKEEKDEKLDGDAALNRFFQDIYRDADEDTRRAMSKSFVESNGTVLSTNWGEVGSKKVEGSAPDGMEIKKWEY
- the LOC135643135 gene encoding protein SGT1 homolog isoform X2, which translates into the protein MATDLEMRAKEAFVDDNFDLAVDLYTQALDVDPKNADLYADRAQANIKLESFTEAVADANKAIELDPSMTKAYLRKGTACIKLEEYQTAKAALEAGVLLAPGDSRFTKLIKECDERIAEETVSLSKKVMPNAPPTTMSHSSDTTIEEVNSSHSTHGLPNQTKETPNKPKFRHDYYNTPTEVVLTIFAKGIPAENVTVEFGEQTLSVTIDSLGEEYNFQRRLFAKIVPANCRYQVLSTKVEIRLSKAETITWTSLEYSGKAVPKKITTFSATMQQRPSYPSSKSKVDWDKLEAEVKKEEKDEKLDGDAALNRFFQDIYRDADEDTRRAMSKSFVESNGTVLSTNWGEVGSKKVEGSAPDGMEIKKWEY